The following DNA comes from Magnolia sinica isolate HGM2019 chromosome 18, MsV1, whole genome shotgun sequence.
TGGATGTACTTTACCCAAATAATCCAAGATTGATGCATCTGTTCCTAATTTTGATGCAATGGAAAATTTCATGTCAGGCTGTGAGTCATTGATGTTTTGAAGCATATGTATGATATAGCATTTTAGTTCTTCTAGTAAAATTTCACAGTAAGTTACCTTGGATGAAAGGCATTATCATCCATAAACCTTTGGGACCACCAATGGTCACATGGGCCCACTGTTAAAGGGCAAAAATCATCTTACTAAAAGGATCCTTGGCTTttcattgtggcccacctctgCCATGCTCACACAGTACTTTTCCATTGGGCCATGTCAAGTCATAGGAGATTCCTTGCATGCAATTGGCATCCACATAATTCTATTATGGCCAAATTCTGACTGGAAAATTGTGAACATTCGATGTGTAAGCACAGCCCACGTATAATGGGTCTTACACATATTATACAGTTGTTCCATGCTTCTTTATTATCCAATAGAAAATGATATAAACTGTACACTGAGCAGCGGTTATTCACCGGTTATGGTCTCAGCCAGCTGAATGCCATCAGTTATGAAATGGAATTATGTCAAATGACATCCCTTTTCATCTAAACAGACCCAACATCTCACCAAAAAACATGAATTGAAACATTCTATAGAACTGAACATTAGCATCCGTCTCAAGGTCCTGTTTTTCTCtataagttattattatttttttttaatgcagctTTTTTTCTTTGTAAACATAAGTCTGCCAAAATTTTCATCAGCTACTAATCAGAATCTGGATCACCAACAACAATATCTGGTAAAGAATCCAGAGACTCTGAATCAGATGTGAACAGAGGCCCTTTCCCCTTGCCAGAATCAGTGGATTCTCTGGCAGATGTAAAGGGTGTTTTGGGTTCAGAGACATTAGCCCAAGTAGCGACCACCCCTTTGGCTGATACCGCCTCATTACTCAATAAAACAGCTTCACTGGATGCTACCTGAATGCTGGGCAAAACAGCCATATGATCCCCAGTGACAGGCGCTTCCAGTGGCCCTGATTCAATCATGTTATTTCCTCCCATTTCTACATCAACATTGCCTGTGGGTCCCCAtgtttcttctattgggaccctCTCACCAGCTGATGCATCGCAGGAGAGCTGTACTGCCATGGGACCTTCAATCATTGGCCCTGCATCTTTTTTGGATTGTTCATTGGTTTTTCCAACTTGGTTTTCTGGTAGATCACTGGAGTTGGGTCCACCTTCTTCTCCATTCCCCAGCAAACTGTCACAGAACTCATCAGAAGCAAGGTCATCGACTCCAGGCATGCCTCCTGAAAACCGGGTATTAGGTTTCTGATTGCCAGGAGAAGTGTTTTCTGTAAACCTGCGGTTGCCAGACGGAGAATCCCAGAGCGGAAGGGCCCGGGGATGGATGAGTACTTCCAAGGTTGTTAAAGCATTAGCACAGAATTCAGCAAGTTTGGTTCCTGTTTCTTGCCTACCTGCAAAACATTTTGACAAAGGatgattctgttttttttttttttttaatttttttttaaaattttaaatgaacAAAGGATGATTCTGTTACGAGCAAGAAAAAATTTGTTTTGAGCAGGTCAATCTGAGCTGCCACACTCACACACCCCAGGATCTTGGTGATTTGCTGTCCAGGTTTCCTGCAGACTATTAATGTGATGGCTTGTCTTAGCTCATCTCCAATGAACCACCAGAGGCTAGCAGAACACATCAGCAAATCTGAAGGTGGTAGtgggttttctttttttctgttcTTTACTCCGTTAGGGAAGAGTTATATTGAAAATTCACAGGAAGTATACCATCCATCAAGAGAATGGTTCCAAAACAGACGGCTCAGTAACTATGTTGGGAATACCATCCCTCCGGACACTGCCAGAGCTTTGATATCCTCTAAATAAAATCGAACCTTGAAAATTATTGTCAATTATCCAGAAGTTACTCTAAAGCAGAGCATGTGTGAGATCTACAACAGACGGTTTACTGGTGCAGCTAAAGGTTTCGAGGGGTCTTTCTTTTGGCCATTTTAGTAGTGACCCGCTTAAAGCAGGTACATGCCATTCACAGTCCATCCAGTAAGATTGCGCTTGTTCATGATCTCGACCAACCGTTGGGATTGCAACAGGGAAGGCTTTGAATTGGTGGTTCATAGCTGATTGGTTCTCTGAGATGGCTGCAAATCTCTAAGCTTGAACTGTGCTATACTGTGCCATTTATTGGTCGACTGAGAGCAGCAAGATCTTTGGAGCAGGACATGCCAACTGGCATGCAGTCTCTAGCTTGATAAAtgccttttgtgtgtgtgtgtgtgtgtgttttctccAGATCCTCTGATGCAATTGACATGCATAGAGAGGAGGGAGAGCAGGCTGATTTCATAGGGAAGGTGGCCGACGACTCAGCTGGAATTGTGCCCGTCAAAAAAGCAGTGTAAATACCCATGTGAAGAGGGAAGACTGGCAGCTTTGGGAGATGGACATGGTGCCGAGTAGATGTTTTGGGGGACCTCAGATTAGTGAGAACTAGGTAGGGTTCAACAACAGGCCATGCCTCATATAGGTGAGAACAGGCCATGTTGGAGCatgaaaggatttgctaaaaGTGCATCATAGAGCAGAGCTTTGATATTGATATCAGTTCCAAATGTCCTCCCTCCCTTCCTATCAAGGTTTCTGTGCTAATGGTTCTAAAAAGTGGTTCAGGAATTTATTGCCCTTTTATTATATTCATTTTTTCCTTTGTAATTTGGTACGTTATTACATACTTGTAAACAAATTTTCCTGTTCTTGGGTATGTCATGTGGGATTCAAGTGGGTAATCCTCATTGCTAAGTTTCGTTCTAAAATTCCACTTCAATTTTTTAGCAATGCAAGAATTATATTAACACTTACAAAGGTTTACCTCTACGGAAAAGTTCAAGGCCTTGTGATAAATATCGCGGCCTACCACGGgctggagagagaagagaaggcaGAAGTGCATGCAATGCAGTGAGCTGGAGATCTGCTCGATTTGGAGTGGGTCCCTCAGATGCCATCTTACTCCTCTCTTCACTGGACCATCCCGCATCACATGTGTTTGTTGCTATAGTTATCAGAAGACGGTCCACTTCGGATCGCGACTGCTCTGATATCCATGCACCACTCTGTAAAAATTCTAAGAGATCAATACCTCATGCACAAAGTTGACATTGCTGAAAATGAAGCCTGGAGATGAACAAAGGAGCTGATCATGACACCAAAtctctttaaaaatggatatcCAGCAAATGAGACAATTCACATAAAGTGCCCTATTTTGATAGGATATATCAGTTTAAATAATGAAACAAAAGGACACTCGAGTAGAAACAATAGGAAATCATAAAGACAATTTATACACCAGAAGTTGCTGGGCTGAATCTGTGTTGTGGATCTTGATTTTGTAGTTCTTGATTTTATGCCACAAAAGTGTGGACCTGGATCTACAAGTTTAGATCTGGATAACTAGGCAAAGTCGTACTACTTCTTCGTGGCATCACCCCATGGATCTGATGGCATCTCACCAAAAGATAATTTCTACCATAGGAGAAAGAAATAAGTTTTTATCTATCTTAACATAATTATCACCACATGCATGGGTTTGGTCATTTATAGACCTTGCACAAAAGAATCTGCAAGAATTTTGACTCTACTTATTTAAATCCTTAACATCTCTATGGGAACCAGGGAACCATTTTGTAGAAAACAGTTTTCCCCAGAAAACTACATTTCAACTGTTTGTGCATGCAGAAAACAGACATCAGAAAAATGGTAGAAAAACCTCCCTCCAAATCTCATCTCAAAGGTGGCAATCAAGGCTGGGCCCCACATCACAgatcctccctccctccctcctaaCTTCTCTCAAAGGTGACAATCaaggatgggccccacatcatggatAGTCCAACAAATGACTAGACCTGAATTATAATCGACATGGACCATCTATTTTCATAGCAACTGATCAATTGGTTAGGATCGTTCAATCAAAATGACTTTTTGTGAGGAATAGGAAACCATAGGTGGGCACTGCATCATGGACAGTCCACAAAAAATGATTGGACCTTCTCTATTATAATCAGTATGGACCATTCTTCATCCTAgcaattgattggatggttaagatcatccgatCAAAGTAACTTTTTGGGAGGAACAGGTAATTAAAGGTGGGctgcacatcatggatggtccaaattaatgACTAAACCTTCTATAATTATAATCAATATGGATCCTAATTTTCCTAGCGATTAATATTATTTTGATTTTCATGCTAATAGTGCATTAATTTTTCATAAAGTGATTTTCTAGACAGTCAGGCCCCAATTAAGTTGTGACATggcctagatgatgatgatgatgatgattttctaGACATTGTCCAATGTAAGAAATAGCAACAAAACAAACACCACCATCCAAACAACATTTCCagactgaaaaaaataaaaataaaaataaatcaattttcAGAGAGACTTCCCAGAACTGCATTTCCATTGAAATTCTCTCTCAGAAAATGGTTTCTAGACAGGATTCAAATGGGGcctaaactttctaaaacaaaTAAAATCTACAAGTTTTCGTGAAAGGGGGAAAAGGAGATCAAGGGTGAAGTGAATTCCTTGAAGAGTAGTAAACATAATTAATAAGAATAATTAGACTTCATAATCCATACAGTCACTAGGCACAGACACCCACACATGCCAACGTGGTGCACTTGTGTAGGATCTAGGATGTTCATCAGGTAGTCCCATAGTGCAAGTGTCCTACCATACAAAGTAGGGCAACCCATTCATCATGTTGACTACACATGCACATTGAAGGGCAACCATTGATTAACAATAAATTGATGAATTGGGCTAAAGATAATTTTAGCCATGAGAACCACTTTATTGAGTCCCAGTCCCAGACCCATATCTCGCATGTGCCATTACATCACATGAAAGTCTGCATTTGGCCTATGTTTATGAATGGCTGGTCAAATCAATGATGCATATTTTATATACATGTACGGGCCACTAGATGAccaaaccaacttgatttttaggCCTAGGCAGAATGGTGGATCGCTCTAGTGGGACCCCGTATATCGATGGTTTACATCTGATGTCCACATGTAGTCCATCAGAGGGACACAGATTTCCTATGAACCTTGTTACAATGAGCCCGTGTGGTCAaaagctctgtagggcccactgtgatatttgtgttatatccacttcatCTATCTGTAGCGACAactcatgttaggatgtgatctaaaaaatcaggcagattaaaaacttaagtgggccacaccacaagaaacaaagaGAATTAaaaacccaccattgaaacctcttggggccaatagaagttttggatcagactgatatttatgttttcccttcatcttggtgggaatcaccttatgaacaggttggatggaattttaaacatcacaatgggccccaggaaggtttcaatggtgagtgtttcCATAACTGTTTCTCTGGTGGGTTCCACTTGTGTtatggatttgtctcatttttgggcttgttctAACACAAGCTGGTGAAATTGGAGTGCATGTCATACaaaattgaggtgggccccaccgaaaagaaatgtgttagagagagagagagaggttagttGCAGTAATAAAGTTGCCTTACCAAGGATGATAATTAAATTGTGTGCTTTGTGAGCAACCATTGGATTAAATCCAATGATTCTCATGCTCTATGCATTTTAAGGCTAAAATACACAGTGCACTAGATCATTTCTCAATATTAACTACTTGCACACAGGCTGATGAAGATTATTGATAAAAATGACACATACCACAGTAACAAGTTCTTCCAGTGCTTCTAGTGCAGCTATCTGAACAGAAATAGGAGTTAGCCTCTTGTAAGGTACTTCCACTGCAGGACCAACTACATTTTGGTTATCCCCTGGTAATCCAGAACTGTGCTTGCCTTTCCCAAGGCTAGGTTGCTGTAATGCCTCATTCCCGACTTTTGACAGATATGAGCTTGAAGACGTCAAACCACTTCCTTGAGTAACGAAACTCAGATCAGCAAATGCATTTTCAATTACATCTTGAGCAAGGTATTGAGTGATTCCTGATCAAGACCCAACCCTACTAAATCAGTAATGAAACGATACCTGATTACTGAGAAAGACATCAGTAAACTGTGAACAGAAGCAAAAAGAAGCATCACATGTGCTCAACTTAACCACACGTCTGCCTGTTAAGAACAGTAGaatttaggggtggcaatgggccagggaTTGGGCCGGTGAACTTGGACCGAAGGCCAGGCCCAGGCTTGAAATGTAGCTCTGGTCTCCGTGTCAGGCTGGGCCTGGGCCAATAATGAAACATCCACCCCAGCCTGTCCAATTGGCCtgctccaatcatcaagtgggccattgcTATACAAAaataatggatggtttaaagacacttgtgAATGGTTGTGTTTCAACACACGTATAGTTTAGAGACACTCTTGGATCCagggtcatgtttcaatgatcaaaaccatttCGATAATGGGATGACCAAAATCATTTAGATAATGggatgatcaaaaccatttagATAATAGGattaaaaaaaatcttcaatgatCAGAACCATTTACATAATGGGACTCATtaatgatcaaaaccatttagATAATTGGACCCAAACAATTCTTTGATTGGACTATCTCAACCTTGAAAAGAGTTCTGCTGGTTCTGAAGCGCTCCTGTTCCTATTGcttcttattattattctttCCATTCACTTTTTCCAACATGTCTAGCACCAACTATTGAATTGGGTGAGACATCTAATGATGTCATGAAGCACCCAGACCATGAGAGATATGGACTGCACTTGACTTTGTTTTGCATAGGTGCCTCTTAAGTATAGGAGTGACATGTGGAAGATTAACGGTTGTGGAGCTCAACACAAAGATGCCTAGACCTCTTGGGTTGAATCCTAGTTCCAATGACAGGTGGATACTCACACAATTTTATGTTAGAAGGCAGCAATGTGCGGGGATGTTGCCAACCTGGAAAGTTCTCAAGTCTGTATCCAAGCTACTTAAGGGTTTTGAAGCACAAAAAGCTCTGATAACAGAATTAAGATTCTGACAATCCAGATTCCAGAAGCAATGGCACATAATATGGAGTGTTTTCAGAGCTCCGAGAATTTGACAGTTAATAACTGCAATGGTTACCATAGCCAAGTAGATATAAAGAGGAAAGAAAGTTAGGTGGTTCAATGTAATGCAGGATTTCTTAGTGAGATCCGAACATTGACTTCATATGAAATCATTATGGCACACAACTGCCAGGAATTTGGTTTTGGATCAAACCCAAAGATTAATCCTGTGCTCATCACGAATTGTGTTTGTATGACCACATTGCAAGATGTGTCTGAAAACTGTAAACAGATTACAATGCAGCTTAATTTCTGAAAATATCACAATTCAGCAACTAAGATAAAATTGAGGTTGAACTATGGAGTAGAAGCAAAAGAGAGTTTGAGGGTATTTTTCAGGAAAATACTGCATACCGACACCCATGGAGGTCAGTAAAACCTTCATGACCGAATAAACCTTTATCCTTATAGAAGGCAATGCATGTCTCCATGCACGTTTCCTGACATACTCAGTGAGGAGTCGCACAACTTGAGCAGCATGGGGTAATAGTTGTCTGCAGGgtaaaaatgcaaatgcgattggCACATTATTCTCCAGAGAATATAAAAGAAACACTTCGCTGAAACTGTAACTCAATTGATACCATGAAAATCAATTACTGCAACAAAGGCAATACAAGGATTTTTGCATATTGATTCAGGAGTTTGCCGTTTAGAGAATGCAAAACACATCTTTAACAAGTAGAGGTATAACTAATATCATAATGAGTGAACTTCATCTAATGAACTAATGTTAGTGATATTTATTTAACTTGGAAACAGACTCATGTTAGTGTCGAACACAGGAACAAGGTACCaacctgatgcaggacaattaaccacttgctcttaaAGCTCGAACAGTTAGAGTatgatgaattaatccctttatctcatagcccaggccccacatctcatggattaggaccttggccgaaccccccctcgtgggcttgtgggccccaaatcacatgggccgcccaccccgagtgtgtccctgcatcccacagtctaccccactcgagcctggtgtgaaatgcgcattaatctcccctggtgaggagtctcgaacacgagaccttccccatgggccccgcccacctcgagtgtgcccctgcatcccacaggcaaccccacttgagcccggtgtgaaaatgctcctgcattacaACCATGGCCCTTGGAAAACCCAACATGTAGGCATGATATTAGCAGCTGTATTTATACTATTTATGCTTGAAATTATATTTTACATTATTAATGCTAAACATTTATACTATTTACTCCTTCAGAGTTTCCTTATATTTTGGTGCGgcaaatgagaagggaaagaaGAGTGCCAAATTATAAGTATGTCTATTATCAGTTCCTTCTGTTTTGGTATTTCTTCAGATGGAATTGCACATTGAATGGAAAAGTTCAATTTCActctttaatggtttgttatggaTCACAAGTTCTATGCTTGTTCTTTTCCATCCCCTTCTCAATTTCCATCCCTTGATTTTTGGTTTAGATGATCAAACCTCAAATGACTTCTTCGGCCTCCTCCTATCTCTTTTAGTGGATCAGACTGTCTGACACATTAGCTAGCAGGCATTTAGAATGCCAGTGTTTAACTGGACATTTAATGCCTTCCAGGCAGTTTGCCGGACTATTTATTACATGAACTTTAGATCATTAATATGAAAGATATAAAAGAAGTATTCACAAAATGCTAGAATGCATCAAAACTATGTTAGTATATAAACAACATCAGTAAATACAAGAATTAAGAGATAAACTAAGGTTTTCTCACTGGTTGTGCAAGTACGTCCAACATGTATGCAACAAGTGTTGGACATGGCAAATTTTCAGAGAAAGGGGTGTCCCTGTCATGTGTAAAATGATTAAAGGGACAGTCGCAGTACCcataaaaacagaaaaaattaCACAACAATTGGGTACTAGAATTCCACTAGACAGTGATTTCAAATAGAATAAACCTTTGAACATCATAGGATAGGGAACAGTCCCTTCAACAACCCGGTGTGTCAAAGGATAGTCCATCTCAATTCACTGTTTGCTGATGAAACACTACAATGGCTATATCTGAGACGTGCCTTGCTTGTGACATCTTGGAGTGGCAGCTATTAGTCATACACTTCAACAATCAAAACATGCTCAACCTATGTGGAGACAGAAACTACAGCTCTGGTAGCTCAACAATTGCCTCTGCACCTGACTTTGCAACTACACTCGTTGCTTCTCCTGCTTTAGAGATTTTCATTATATAAGATGCAATTTCTTATTGCAAGTTACTTCTGCCCAACCTGCATCTAAGCAGAAACTTATGCCATTTTCTTTATATTTTGATGCTAGCTACCAGCAACGTTTTCTGTATCATTATCACGTAGTGTATCACACCcatgggatacagatacatatcagttatcacatAGGATATATTGGTTGTACTGTGTAAtctatcgttgttgttgggaaacatgggaaaaaaatTGGGaacttgattgaatttttcaatgaaacttcagggattgttaaaaaagagaCCACTACATActtagaaattatatatatatatatatatatataaaacaaaaaaatgcatataataggtttcctttgtatagggtcctaatctatgcgttgtctaactaaattgatgcaactatattcaaagtcaattcataaaatttataaatgtaagaaggcaTGTATCAAAACATAAGtattacattcaaaagcaaaagaagtagaaaagtAGATATATACttgtggattttgaaaaaaaaaaaatttaacatttttcattattttttaattattttttttccagaaaatccccaaattgccaagaatgtgtagatcaggttatatacacacttgatttcatgtttggatacTAACATTGTAACCGATttgggaaattttgggaaaatttTGACTTTTATCTAATGTTCCACAACTCGGCCCGTCTCTCCTAAATCTCAATATCGAAGCTCTGGATCCAtaattttcatgcaaaatatgaagaaTTGTGGATTTCTTACTGTTTGACACTATTTACAacatataaaaatgaaaagaaaaaaaaaaaaagaagaatcaaaactaaaaaatatGCACATTTTAGAATCTGGCCCCAAGAAGCTGACAATCACGATTTCAGAGAAATTTTTCTTCCAACAAATAAGAGTGGACTGGTCGAAATTACCTTACAATGTCCCAGGaagaagatttttattttattttattttaaagataatagatttttgtgaatttttaaggattttccaGACAAAACAACGCCGGTTTCCTTTTATCCCTTTCAATATCGCACTCGGCATTAGCATATCGCACAatacattaagaatttataaagggAGAGTACGGATATATCGCACAATATCGTGATATCAATATTGCATGACCATGAAAAATAGATATTAAAAGCTGGGTTTTGTATTGCCCAGCAGGAATAAAAGATATATCAGTGATATCGCAAGATACTGAAAACACTGACTACCAGTATAGGAAGCAAGAGCAAGTGCCGGTGAAATGAGCAAGAAATGCTTGGGAAACAATCAAGAAGTGTCTTTGATACAATCAGGACAATCTAGAGTAAATGGAGTCTGGTATATATTTCTAGAATAGATTTTGTGAGGAATCTTATGAAAAAAAAGAATGTAATTTGAATGAAGACAAAGTTTATATGACAACTCAATGTACAACTTAAAAAGTTGCAGGAATCAATGCTATAAGGGTAAACCATTCTAAACTTAAGACAATCAAAGAACAATAGTGGCAGCCATGTCAAAATAAACAAACATTTTACAGAGGCACTTCAAACTTATGAGGCATTTGAGTATTAGATAGAATACATGCTTTGGACAGAATGAATAGGTTATCAAGACTTGTGTACAAGAACAACAACATGTCATGAACCAGTGTCCTGCTAATAGCATATTGTTAACAGCATAAAGATCTAATGCAGATGAATTCCACAGCCATTCCACTAGTAGCTATAGAGGAACTAACATCTTCTGGCTTTCTTGCttgtttatttt
Coding sequences within:
- the LOC131233703 gene encoding uncharacterized protein LOC131233703, with amino-acid sequence MAVFELYENMYDIRLKPRLLKSLIKDRLPDEKHPFTSPSELSYVESSIRTHGLLSESFREAVHDRKLAESWKSAVDAWVERLLSLVSSKMPDKCWAGICLLGVTVQNCSDDRFLASYSVWFQKLLSQIQPPSASNFVKVASCVSLSDLFTRLDRFPNVKKDGTSQAGKLIQPVLKLLSEDGSEAVWEGAVDLLCTLLTFFPSSVHRHYDSAESVIVSKIMSGKCTASMSKKLAQSLALLPKARGDDDSWSLMMQKNLISIHKDLKDPFQGLEEETMSHEILRLLVPPGKDSPPPLGDQETKLIEQLLMPRVSTLMQCVCMMLTDHYPVQVTVPVLPLLALVRRILAVDGSPRQALSPFTSIMPQEFIYFELPGLHLCSLNLLLAVITALRRQLLPHAAQVVRLLTEYVRKRAWRHALPSIRIKVYSVMKVLLTSMGVGITQYLAQDVIENAFADLSFVTQGSGLTSSSSYLSKVGNEALQQPSLGKGKHSSGLPGDNQNVVGPAVEVPYKRLTPISVQIAALEALEELVTVSGAWISEQSRSEVDRLLITIATNTCDAGWSSEERSKMASEGPTPNRADLQLTALHALLPSLLSPARGRPRYLSQGLELFRRGRQETGTKLAEFCANALTTLEVLIHPRALPLWDSPSGNRRFTENTSPGNQKPNTRFSGGMPGVDDLASDEFCDSLLGNGEEGGPNSSDLPENQVGKTNEQSKKDAGPMIEGPMAVQLSCDASAGERVPIEETWGPTGNVDVEMGGNNMIESGPLEAPVTGDHMAVLPSIQVASSEAVLLSNEAVSAKGVVATWANVSEPKTPFTSARESTDSGKGKGPLFTSDSESLDSLPDIVVGDPDSD